TAGGTAAACTTGGTTTCCTCACATACAGGATAAAGCTAAAGCAAGCCTCAAAACAATGTACATTAAATCAAAAATGACCAATCTTTAAATAGCTAGTTTGACCATATGAATGATTATCTGATCGCCTGAAACAGTACCAATTTATAAACAAATTAACGGTTACTAACAAACTGCCTCTCCGTTAGTAACCGTTAGTTATATTATTCTTTGAATTGCGGTACTCGTACCATAAATACTGTCCCCTGTGGTTGATTATCAGTTACTGTAATCGTGCCTTTTAATCGTTTCACATAAGATTCAACAATTGACAAACCTAATCCAGTTCCAGGCACAAGCTGTGATCTTGATTCATCAATGCGATAAAGTCGTTGAAAAATTTTTTCACGTTCATTTTCCTTGATGCCAACACCTTGATCAGCTACCCGTAGCATGATATCGTCCTTATCGCTAGATAAGCGAATATTTATTTTACTTTCAGTTGGTGAATATTTTTCCGCATTTAGGATCAGTTCATCAATAATATGTTGCCATGCCAATTTATTGGTTTTAACATTCAATGCATCCGGCGTATCAATTTGCAGCAGATGTTGACTCGTTTTTTGTCGTTCAATCACACCCTGTTGAAGCAATTTGGCTAAATCAACATTTTCCATTGTTACTGTTTGATTTTCGAGCCGCGATAATTCAAGTAATTCTTCAATCATGCTTTTCATGCGCTCAGTTTGCTGTGTAATGTAGTACATGGCTTCTGGGATGATTTCCGGATTTTGTTCACCATGTTTTTTGATTAAATCAACATTCCCTTTGATTGCAGTGATTGGTGTCCGTAATTCGTGTGATGCATCGGCGATAAACTGTTTTTCCCGGGCCAACTGTTCCTGACTTTGCCGCAGGGCTTGATTAATCACAGCCGTTAAAGCTTGTACTTCATTAGAGGCCCTTTCTGGTATCCGCAGTTTTTGTGGGTTTTTAGTGATTTGTTCTGAAATATCGAGCAACGGTTCATTCAAACGCTGAATCAATCGGCGTAATTCAATGACACCAAAGATTAGCATAATAATCAGTAAACTAGTTGATACAATTAGCAGCGTAAGTATAGCATGCCATATTTGTCCAAAATCCAACCAAATTTCGTAACGTGTTCCCTCTTTATCGACAGTAGTGGCCTGGTAATAAATACCATGATCATCAACCTGTCTAAAATGGGTAAACGGTACTTTAAATATTTTGTGTGTTAAAAATTGTTCTGTATCATTAGCGAAATAATACCGACGATGATGCGTGACACGTACCCGCACATTCTTATCGACTTCAGAAATTTGCTCCCACTTTTTAAAATTAGGCACACCATTATTGGTCGATTGAACCAAAACCTTCATCACTTCTTCAGCATCGTTGATACGACCACGCACAAGTTCAGTGGTGACTGTCACTTGCATGATCACAACAAACAGGAATATCGTGATGCCAAAAAATCGCAATAAAGCAACTGTCAACAGCGTTGCTTGACTGTTTGGTTGCCATGGATGGATTTTGATTTTTTTTAAGACACTATCCCACCATTTAACTTTTTGAGTTTCTTTCATCATCAACTCCTGCCATACGATAACCAACGCCACGAACGGTTTCGATGTTTAATGGTAATTCTGCGAGCTTATTCCTCAAGAATCGAATATAGACATCAATAATATTAGGTTGGTTATCATAATTGTCTTGCCATACATTGGTTAAAATTTCATCACGCGTAACCACTTGTTGAAAATTCTGCATCAAATAAAATAACAGGTGGACTTCCCGCGCTGTTAAACTGATACGCTGGTCATGATAAACAACTTCGTGAGTGGCTCGGTTGACAAACACATTACCAACTGTAATACGATCCAATGCGTTTTTTTGT
This is a stretch of genomic DNA from Weissella soli. It encodes these proteins:
- a CDS encoding sensor histidine kinase, with translation MKETQKVKWWDSVLKKIKIHPWQPNSQATLLTVALLRFFGITIFLFVVIMQVTVTTELVRGRINDAEEVMKVLVQSTNNGVPNFKKWEQISEVDKNVRVRVTHHRRYYFANDTEQFLTHKIFKVPFTHFRQVDDHGIYYQATTVDKEGTRYEIWLDFGQIWHAILTLLIVSTSLLIIMLIFGVIELRRLIQRLNEPLLDISEQITKNPQKLRIPERASNEVQALTAVINQALRQSQEQLAREKQFIADASHELRTPITAIKGNVDLIKKHGEQNPEIIPEAMYYITQQTERMKSMIEELLELSRLENQTVTMENVDLAKLLQQGVIERQKTSQHLLQIDTPDALNVKTNKLAWQHIIDELILNAEKYSPTESKINIRLSSDKDDIMLRVADQGVGIKENEREKIFQRLYRIDESRSQLVPGTGLGLSIVESYVKRLKGTITVTDNQPQGTVFMVRVPQFKE